The segment GCCAGCCCAGGACCAGGGGGTGCAGCAGGAAATTGGCCAGCAAGCTCAAGGGAAAGAACGGCAGAAAGATGCTGACGGCCTGCTTCCATCGTGGCGGCACCACCGTCTCCGGGACGACGAGGTTCACGTCGCCGGGTTGCGAGAACCATCCTTCGATGCCGGATCGGCGCTCCACACGTGTGACCTCCATGAGCTCGGTGGCGCTTTCGATCCACCATCGGCGCTCTTCGGATTCCTCCCAAGCCTGCAGGGTTTCAGCGTCCGCGAAGCGGTAAAGCATGTGCCATTCATCGGAATCGGCCGCCGTGCGCACCCACCCTGAGCCCAAATAGCCGGGCCATTCCCGGGCAAGTTCCTGGCCCGCGTGGGCCCATGCGTTGGCTTGGCGGGTGTAACCGGGAATGATGGTGCGGGCGACGGAAACGGTGATGGGATGCTCGAGTGACACCTCACCAAGCTACATGCCGGCGCCCCGCTAGGCTGGGAAAGTGCCTCAAACAGTGATCCGTCCCACCGCGCCCTCCACTGCCCGCGAGATCCTGCGCCTGGCTGTCCCCGCCTTTGGGGCGCTCATCGCCGAACCCCTCTTCCTTTTGGCCGACTCCGCCATTGTGGGCCACCTTGGCGTCCCCCAGCTCGCGGGCGTGGGACTGGCCTCCACCCTGCTGTACACCGCCGTCGGACTTATGGTGTTTCTGGCATATTCGACAACTCCCGCTGTGGCACGGGCCATCGGGGACGGGAAGCTCGCCAAAGCGCTGGCCGCAGGGCGCGACGGCGTCTGGCTGGCCTTGCTGCTGGGCACCGTCCTCGCGGTGGCTGGCTTCTTCGCTGCTGAGCCGCTGGTCGGGTTGTTTGGAGCCAGCGGCGAGGTGCGGGCATACGCCGTCGACTATCTGCGCTGGTCCATGCCGGGACTCGTCGCCATGCTGCTGATCTTCGCTGGCACCGGCGTCTTGCGCGGACTGCAGGACACCCGCACCCCCTTGGTGGTCGCAACGGCGGGGTTCGCCGTGAACATTGGCCTCAACGTGGTCCTGGTCTACGGGCTGCACTTGTCCGTGGCGGGGTCAGCAATCGGCACCAGCATTGCTCAATGGGCCATGGCCGCCGTGTATCTGGTGATGGTGGGACGGAATGCCCGCCGCCACGGCGTTTCGCTGCGCCCGGACTGGCGTGGAATCCGAGCGATGACCACCGTGGGGTCATGGCTCATGCTCCGCACCCTCAGCCTGCGTTTGGCGATCCTGGCCACGGTCCTGGTGGTTACTTCCCAAGGGTCCGTGAACCTCGCCGCGCACCAGCTCGCGATGACCATTTTCTCCTTCCTCGCCTTCGCCCTGGACGCCTTGGCGATTGCTGCGCAGGCCCTCATCGGCAAGGAACTCGGAGCTTCCCATCCGGCGAGGGCGCGCGAACTCACCCGCACGATGATCCGCTGGGGCGTGGGCTTCGGTGTGGTGACCGGCGTGCTCCTGGCAGTGGCCGCTCCGTGGGCCGGCTTCCTCTTTACCTCCGACGCCGGCGTTCAGTCCGCGCTCACAGCGGCACT is part of the Arthrobacter ramosus genome and harbors:
- a CDS encoding antibiotic biosynthesis monooxygenase; the encoded protein is MSLEHPITVSVARTIIPGYTRQANAWAHAGQELAREWPGYLGSGWVRTAADSDEWHMLYRFADAETLQAWEESEERRWWIESATELMEVTRVERRSGIEGWFSQPGDVNLVVPETVVPPRWKQAVSIFLPFFPLSLLANFLLHPLVLGWPLVFQVLLNICILTPLMVYIFLPVTTRLLKPWLEAKRKGQ
- a CDS encoding MATE family efflux transporter, giving the protein MPQTVIRPTAPSTAREILRLAVPAFGALIAEPLFLLADSAIVGHLGVPQLAGVGLASTLLYTAVGLMVFLAYSTTPAVARAIGDGKLAKALAAGRDGVWLALLLGTVLAVAGFFAAEPLVGLFGASGEVRAYAVDYLRWSMPGLVAMLLIFAGTGVLRGLQDTRTPLVVATAGFAVNIGLNVVLVYGLHLSVAGSAIGTSIAQWAMAAVYLVMVGRNARRHGVSLRPDWRGIRAMTTVGSWLMLRTLSLRLAILATVLVVTSQGSVNLAAHQLAMTIFSFLAFALDALAIAAQALIGKELGASHPARARELTRTMIRWGVGFGVVTGVLLAVAAPWAGFLFTSDAGVQSALTAALWVLAVGQPLAGYIFVLDGVLIGAGDARYLAIAGVVNLAVYLPLLVAVYLTRPDGAAGLVWLWVAFGLGYMMARGVTLGLRARSDKWMVLGSH